In the genome of Pangasianodon hypophthalmus isolate fPanHyp1 chromosome 15, fPanHyp1.pri, whole genome shotgun sequence, the window AATTAACAAGGTTGTAGCCTGTTTAACATATTTGCTAGGCAAGATGGCTGCTGAGGTACTTTGGTGCGTcatctgtctgttttgttttgttaaaagtGCCTTGAGTGTGTATATCCATACTATTTATGACAGAAAAACTCATCAGAGACTCACTAGCATCCAATCTGCAACCAAAATTACAATGATTCATCttatcccagcatacagacataGGCTGAAACTACAGAAGCCGGTGAAAACTATAGCGAAACTGTGGTCCAGTGAGGCTGTGGAGGAGCTGCAGAATTCTTTTGAACAAACGGATTGGGACACTTTCAAATTTGCTTCAAATAACATACAAGACTACACAGACACTATTACCTCATACATTAGTTTCTGTGAGGAAGTGTGCATTTCCACAAAAACAGTGGTGAGGTATAACAGTGACAAGCCCTGGTTCATTTCAGAACTGAGAAAGCTTCACTCTGACAAGGAGCAAGCCTACCAGTCTGGCAACTGTGAGACATACAGGGAAGCCAAGTATGCCCTACAAAAGGGAATTAAAGCGGCAAAGAAGGCATTTTCATACAGTCTATAGGATCACTTCTCTGCTAAGTGTAGAAAGCTCCTCAGTGTAGAAAGGTCTTCAAAATCTACAAAAAGAAGCCACCCAGCTGTGAAGCCAACCAGCTAAACCAGTTCTACTTCTGGTTTGAAAGACAAGGGCCCCCCGACAGTTATGATGGCATCACACCCCACACCCTTTCACACCTCTCGCTCTGCTCCCTCCCAACACATCTAATGCTGTGTTTGAAGcaaagttgcaacttgtaattccctgcCTACAACAGGTAAAAACTACCAAAACCGCCCCCCCTCAACCTGAAATTTCAACTTGTCAACTTGGGGTTGTCTTCTCAaataccagttccttccctgtttatgGAGTGTCATCAAATGTACGTGGCtgcacacactgtgaacagtgtaaagtaccatttatctacttttaaattagcttGTAgaagtattggctttagatccaTTAATATAgagacacagtacttggttaaacctataacactgaccatactaatGGCTGTTTTGAGTAGGTAATAATCAACATTAGATTTATAACGTTAGTTAGTTGTTGCTAATACTACTCGCTATTGTccgctggctagcttgttgtgAAGGTACTCGCTAATGtcagctgttgttgttgtactgcaatttcagtccaaaatcttGCATGAAAAGTTCATTATAGTAGAACAGTGCCAGTAGCCACTCAgccctgtaactgtaaaagtgcagttaaagtagctttttatgagcacAAAAGACATGCTTACGTGGAGGCATCCAtgcttttttccactttgtacATCGATTGTGCTGATGTGGAAAATTACATTATTACTTTCACATTATTGTCACATTGCTGGTGACCATCTATTATACTCCAGTTCAATTCCTGGCCAGGCAACCAAcctcagccactggggttgcacaagacatTGCACTCCTAGTGCTGGttccaagcctggataaaattggtgAGTGTTGCCTCAggaaaaactgtgccaaatcaaatatgaggaccgatgatccgctgtggcaacccctaacaggagtAGCTGAAAGAACAAGAAGTATATATCATTTCATTGATGAATTCTGCCATAAATACTGCACAATCTTATAATATTTTCTGTGTAAAGAACATTTGTTTCAATATAAAGTGTGATATTAATGGTTATGTGGAACCCCAGTGTGTGAGGGTATAGAGGAAAGActagagagacaggcagaatcTTAACTGAGCTCCAGGCTCATGTTTATTCAGACTGCACTTTTCAGCGCACTTTCAAAGCTCAACAGAAAACACTTGCAGCTTTCGCTCCGTCAGGTTCTAGTTCACACTTCTTGGCGTGGAtacgtgtgtgcatgtgtgtgcattgcAAGCTCTTGCCAAGTGGTCTTGCACTCTGTCTCTCGCTCAGTGATGGGTTATgggagtcactgaaagcacaaacagacacaaataagtagagtGCTAGTAATcaaacacaggtgagaatcatcacgtaTTACCTGCTGGTTCGACCTGTGtcctctctgtccacagctgaTGCTTGACCACACCCCTGCTGCCACATACGCCACCACTCAACTCAGGCTGGGGAGCCGTCCGGCCTGCAGCTGACTCCCCCCGGCGGGAGAAGTaatccaccaccaccatctgCGCCCCCGGCCTGTGGACCCCCTCGACTTTGAATGGttgaagtgccagataccaacaAGTGATCCACATGTTGGCACCCTTCATGCGGTGTAGCCACTGGAGCAGAGTATGATTGGAACAGAGGGTGAAAGGGTGCCCCAGTAGGTAGTACCAGAGGGTGAGGACCacccacttgatggccagacacGATCGTGCTGTACTTGGTTTCCATCACTGAGAGTTTccggctgatgtacagcaccGGGTACTCCTCCCTCTCCACTACCTGGGACAAAATGGCCCCAGCCCTCTGTCCGATATGTCAGTCTGTAGAACAAAAATGATAGAAAAGTCAGGTGAATGCAACAGCAGACCCCCACTCAAAAACTGCTTTTACCTGGCAGAAAGCCCGCTTGCATGTCTTTGTCCACTGGACCGGATCTGGGGCCccctttttagtgaggtcagtcagGGCTGGTGATGTCTGaaaaattaggtacaaacctcctataatagccagccagccccaaGAACTGCCTCaccccctttttggtcttgggtcttaGGCAGGCTGCAATCGATGCtctcttatcaatttgggggtGCACgtgcccatggcccaagtgaAAGCCTAGATACCGTACATCCACCCAACCAATTGTACACTTCTTTGGTTTTGCTGTGAGTCCCGCCCGTCTCAATGTTCTCTAGACAGCCCTCAAATGTTGTAAATGCCtctgccaatcattactattAATGATTATATCATCTAAATAATCAGAATGATATGCATTGTGCGGGCAGAGGTGTAACCCAAATGGTGtggaaaaggctgttttttCCCAAGATATTGCagtcaagggaatctgccaataccCCTTAGTTAAATCCAGTGTCAAATAATAGCGATCCGCACCTAATCAATTGAGCAGTTCATCAATGCGAGGCATTGGatatgcatcaaatttagacGCCacgttgacttttctaaagtccataCACAAAAACGGACCGACCCCTTGCCTTGGGCACCAAGACCACTGGGCTGCTccaatcactgtgggactccttgaTTACTTCCATGTCAAGCATACCCTTGAATTTGTCacaaaccacatttttttgtgttcaggcaAGTGGTATGGGTGGCCATGTTCAGGGAACTGGTACATGCCACACACCACTGCACACAAACAGGCCATGAGCTGgttcagtgttttatcctgcCCCAAGTGCCCAGACATGGGATTATGATGAGCCGCATGGAACAGGAGTTCCCTACGGCTCTTCGGCACTAACACCTGCGTTGTCTCTTCTTTAGTTTGAGTGTCCTGCTTCACTCGATATAACTTATCCTTAATAATTGAAAAGTATGGGTGGGTGAATTTTTGACCATCAATTATTCTTACTTGGTCGAAGACATGCCTCGGGGTCTCGTCACGCAACTGCTCCAAGTGGAAATCCCCTAGGGGAATCCCTGCCAAGGGTGGGGGCTGGAGCCCTCCCCACCCTCCGTATCCCCAGACACTGAGCTGACGTCGACAGCCCAGGCACTGTGCACGTTCCACACCGTGCCTCactactgcaggacccatccacaaacatttccctCACTAATACCTGAAAccctggccaatttgtcccAAGTATTTgtggatgggtgaggcgagGACTAACCGCCGCCTCCACTTTAGGCTTTTGCATAAAAGGAGTGGGGTAAGAACAACAGGGAGGAAACCGGGTTCGGGGGGACGGTTTTAGGGTCTTTTCCGGGGAGCTGGAACCGGGGgagtagaaagagagagagagggagagagcacgAAAAAAGATGCCTGGATCAGGAACTGCTGCCAAGTGATCCTCTGGCAGCTGCACGGATTTGTCCAGGGACCGGCGGCACTGGACCCACTCCGCTGGCCCCCATCGGGAGTCGGGCCATGAACTGCTCCAGTACCACCATCTCAATCCTCTGCCATCAACCACCGGCAACAAGAGTCCTTCAACTGCTGCTCATAGGTGAACAGGCAGCCAGTCTCGGGGAACTGCAGTGACTGGAAGCATTGGCAGTGCTCCTCAGGTGGCCGGTAGACGTGCTGCAGGACTGCCCCCTTGACACTACTCTGGCTATGTCCACAGTAGCAGCTGCTGGGCGGAGAGCTGGGCTTCCCCCGGTAGCAAGGGTAGAAGTCGCAGAGCCAGGTTCAAGTTTACGCTTCTTGGCAttggtacgtgtgtgtgtgtgtgtgtctcgtaAACTCTTGCCAAGTGGTCTcgcactctgtctctcactcgcTCACAGGTTATGGGAGTCAatgaaaacacagacagacacaaataagtagactgccAGTAAttagacacaggtgagaatcatcatgcgttacctgccggttcaacCCACCCCCTTTCCACCCACAGCTGACGCTCGACCATGTCCCCGCCACCAtaggttgttgttgttattatttttattattattattattattgttgttgttgttgttgttgtaaaaaTCCTatataacattcattcatttctcattAGTAAGCaatttatcttggtcagggtcagattggatccagagcctactctgggaacactgggagcaaAGCCACtagtttattttagtttatttaattactaattCTCATTTACATTAGCTAtcattttacagttaatatagttacaatttcaaaaatatttttctctgaTGTTGGCAGCTGCTCAGTTTCTTCACGGtttaaaagccattttaaaaaaagatttaattaacTTACTCATCAGAATTAACACACTGACAACATTCCCTCAATGCTAAAAGtctgttttctcattttcattgtTGAGCCTTTTATGTCTTATGGTTCTTTGTCATCTGAGAGATTATTGTCCCAAACCAGAAAAACCTGCTTTGAAATTCTTCTGTAAGAGACAAAACATACTCTAGTTTATTACCATTTCTGTAATATTAGTTTGTGATTCACAGACTCAAGAGCTGTACCTACTGGTACTTCACTCTTTACCACTTGAAGGGTGGACAATGTTTGTgaaatatagaaaacatttcACAATCATAGAAAATAGTGCGTCTTTTCAGAAAATTCTACAGATTCTATTAATATCCATACCAGGTGCCTACACAATCTACACCTAGCTGTTTCGTCAATCTTCTAGCTAGAGTTTATCTTGAAAAGATTTTAagtacacatatttacacaaaattgAAACTAGTGAGTAGGATTGAAACATGATTGCTGTATCATGTATAATATGTAATGTCATATAATGCATCATACTATTTAACAACCACTTTTGTAACTTGTTTCTCAAATTGttcttcacacaaaaaaaatgtttgccaCATTGAAAATCATGATTTTAAATACCATTTCTAAAGTCCTTAAACTCAGAGGGAGGCTTCTTTAAAAGAAGATGTACATTTAGACTGCCTAATATTAATATGGCCTGCTACAGTATCTGTAAAAGTTGATAATAAACTATTTGGTCCTGTTGTAAAACACTATGGGTCTCTCCTATGATTGCTTTATTGTGGCCATGGAAGTCATGGATCACAAGGATTTTGATATAATATATTGGGCTTTTGGTTGTCAAAAGTGACTTGGAGAGATGGATGTATAAATGTATACCTGGTATTAAACCTGGTATAAACAGTATTACAGATAATACATTGAATTATTTTATGGATTGTTGAACCTTAGACCCTGGACAAGCCAGTAAAGTAGCCACCAAGCTTCCTAACCTTATGACAGGCTTGGGTAATGACACACCATTGAAATAAAACTTGTCTCTAAGGTTACTGCTATGCAAATTCATGTATTAAAGACTAAGACTATGATACAGATCTGAATGGTGGCATTTTAGTTATGACAAGTGAATATTATTTTCATCAGTCTACTTATTGTCAGACTACTTTCGTCAGTTTGCTTAATGATTTTCAAATGATCTTTTACTCAGTTctattacattataaatatacatttaataatttaataaaataataacagctTTTAATGTGATTCAACAACAAATTGTATTACAGTTAAgtagtaaattaataaaatgtcttctttattaaaaacaatctcACTCTTAAAGGTATTTTTGAATAGCTACAAGCacctccataattattggcacccttcaaaagAATAGgccaaaatgtttatataaaataattattcagaAACTACTTGCCTTTTATTTAGCAGTAaacaattctaaaaaaaaaaaaaaacccttctatatttaatattttctctcaaaaacatgacaaattattgacacccctaaagaatatttaaaataaatgctgatCGACTATCACCTTTGGGAAAAGCAAAAAGAGACACAAAAGAAACAGATGGCTGTTGACCTGTACATGCTAGGTAATGGATATAACCCTagttaaaaataccattaagaaattgtcataattaaaatgtttaaaacttttGGAACAGTAAAATATGCCAGCAAGCACAAACAAGCATATACTGCCCCCATACACATTAAGGAAGATTGTGAGGGAGTGAAAGAAGACTCCAAACATCTCAGTTTTAGAATTGCACTAAAGACTCCATCTCTTTAATGAGTTATTTGTAATGATTACAAGAAAAGTTGCCTGAGAGCAACCCACAAAATGCAGTGCCACAACTTTTACCAAAGGTTAATCGGACTACAGCTGAAATTGTGTGTTGTGGTCGGATGATAAAAATTCTTTTAAGGCTATGAACACCTTCAGAATGTTTGGTAAAAAGGGgaactgcaaataaataaaagagcctGCTACACATTGTCAAACATAGGTATAGATCACTGATGCTTTGTGGCTGTTTAGTGATGAAAGTTGTCATCATGAATTTTTACTAAATGTTAGGATATTTTAGCCCTAAGCCTAAATAAATCTCATTGCAtgtgttctttattttacaaattcttgtttgctcattttcatcAGGGGTGTTAATAATTCATTCTTCTTTAACAACCACTTTCAGGGTTGTTGTGCTTACAGAGCCTATCtggaagtgggaatacaccctggatcaTTTTGTGGCAGGGCATCGagcacacacgcattcacacgtattcattcacacctatgagcaatttagcatagccagtccaggAAACCAAAGGAGGAAACATACAAGGAGATGTTTTTTAGGAGGCGAGAGGAAACTGAAGAGCTTAGAGTAAAGTCACAGGGACATGGGACAAACATGCAATCTCCACACAGAcaaacctgggaccctggaaCTTACCTGCTTTACCTGCTGTGTAAGTAATTGTGAATTGTACTTTCTTTAGTGTATTTGTTGAATAAATCCAATATGGTCCAAaatattaattcaattttatagtCAGTAGAATATTCTAACTGTGGTTACAGTGGAACATGTTTAGGAGTGCACACCCTTAGATGATTCCTAAACAGTTCCACTATAATATAAGGAATGTCTTTCAAGTTAAATTAAGCCATATACTGATATCACATTCTCAAGAATAAACCAGACCCAAACTTTTTGTACTACCAGTGAAACTGAATATTGTcttgaatatataataataaaatgtgtatcTTTAAATATTGCAGTGGTACTGTGAAATCATGGAAAAGTCTTCCAACTTAcaattttcactttgttttattataaactcatttatacactatatacatatTTCATGAAGAGTTTTCACTCAAAGCGCACAAGAGCTTAAAAATTCATTCTAGATATTCTATAAAGTTTTAAGAGGAAAATGCATTAAAACCCTGATGTGTAGATAACGGAACCTGCCAAATGTCACAGTATATTACATgaacatatttatatacaagCCATTATCCTTTACAATTGAGAACAACACATCAGAAAGCTGCTAAACTAGAAATCAGTCAGCAGTGTTCTCTGTTGATGACCATAAAATCTCTAATATAATGCACCAGCATAAAACTTCATAATTTATACCAAACCAAGCTGAAGTGGCTCTCACAAGACTGGCTTTTGGTGATCTCATTTCATGGTCAGAGAAGGAAGACCTAGAATGTGAGGTAATGTGATAATGTACAGACTGAGCATCAAAGAAGTAGGTCTCAGAGTAGACAGCTGATTTGTGGAAGGCCAGTTGTGTGAGGCATGCTGTTCGACATATCTGTGTAGCTTAAGAGATCTTCACTGGGCAGTCCTGGTATCAGTTCTGTGTAAAAACGCAGCTCAAGCTCCTCTCCTGAAAGAAAAACACGATAGTTTTGAAGTAATGGCATGTAAACTAGTTTCATGAAAGGACATTAGATAGATATATTTGAAGAGCAAATGAATAATCCTGCTGGCAGAAAACCTGGCTATACATCCTACACTCATTAGCTAAATGCAACATTTATTTACCTGAAGTATCACTCCATTGGCTCTCTGGACAGTGATAAGATTCTGTCATGGCTACTTCATTGCACAGGAACCCCTTTCCGCTGCTATTGCTTTGTAGCCACTGTGAACTATCAAGCTCCAATTGCCGTGTGATCTGCAGGAGCAAAACACAGAATTTGTAACTGGCTGGGTTTTGCTTGCCCTTTGCTCAGTGGTGTTTACAAACAATTGCAGAAATGCCAATAATGGATAATTTGATACATAACAGGGTATTCCTGAGAATGAAAAAGCACAACAGAGAGACAAAATTTTGGTATGTCACTAAATCCAGACTCACCTCAACAATAGCTTTTTCCTCATAGTCTGcgaataagaaagaaaaataaacacaatgaaTACCACGTCACTTCAGAATATTAAGTaacaaaataaagttaaattttttttttacttttattacctGTCGCGTGAACTGGAGAAACCTGAAACTCGTGAAACCTGCCAGTGAAGATATCGTTTGTGCTATCAGGGCCGATTTCCACTTCATAACCTGAGCAGTCAGGCACATCGTAGGTTGGGCTTGCTGTGTCTTGAAAGAAaagtcacaagaaaaaaaaagtatggtaCCAAGAGTCAACTTCACTTGAGTCATCATTAACTGAGCTTTGGCTGTTGAGGTAACTTACTCATGCTTTCAGTGCTGTCTATGGTGTTTTCCTGAGTGATCATGTCTTGCTGTTTGTGGTTATAAAGGTGCTCTTCAGTTGATGCCATGTCTGCATCCATCTTCCTCCCCTTTCAAGCATAATAAAAATTGAGTATATGCTTTGATTTCATTGCTTGAATACTTAAATATGTCCTCTTTCATGCTTTGTTCTTTATGACATGATAACATGAAGCTATGGCATGCTAGCTCCTTACctttttcctcctcctgctctcctGGCTTTTAGATGAcctcttgttcttgttcttgacAACGTGAAGCATGCGGTAGACACGAACAGCTTCACAACCTTTGTTGATGCTTTTGTCCTTCACTTCTTCAATATCTGGCAGTGAGTTCATTGCACAACGGAAGTTGGCTTTCCATGTTTTGGGGTCAGGTTCAGTGATTCCTGGCTTGAATTTGCCTGCAAGCAAAGTCTATGTTATGAGCACCCTGTAAAAggctatttgttttttctttaaaaacaaggATTTCTTTGACATTAGAAGTGGCTCCTCACCTGTGTGGATCGCCCACTGTTTGAATAGACAGGCATCTTTGTCCATCTCCCATCCATGGCGAGCAGCATGCTTCCAAGGAATGGAGAACATCTTTTTCTCCTAAGCAGCCCAAAAAGCCACAAGACACACTGATTGCGGTTCGAGTGGTTTTATGAAATGCCTCACTTGTTAAACCTTTTGGCAAAATCAAAAGCATGCAGCATGCAATAAATTACTGAGGGAAAACTGTGCCTCCACCTTACCTTATCTACCCAGACAAGTCCAGCAACTGAGTTCGAGTCAATCATATCCTCTAACCAGGGCCGCATGCGCATTCTGGACACAGGCATGGTTCCTGGACAAATACAGTGAGAAGCTTGAGCTCCTTCAGTTCTTCTTATTACACTTTTTACAGTAGAATAGAAGCTGTTTATAATTTACGTGGATGGACCTCGCTTCTCGCACATCTTATGCTATCCAACAGTACTATAAAATCCTGCTTAGCTTGTTGTGAAAAATCAAGctcattatttacaaaatacatcCAGTCCAGTCCAAGTTTattacacacacgcgcgcgctcaCACAGCACATGAGCTTAAACAAATGATCAAAtcgtaataaaataaatacaataaggatacaaaaaaacaaattacaatatataatacacataagGGGGAAAGGAAAATATAGCGCGTATAACagcacaaatgtaaatattagcAAAGTATGTGCCTAAATGTAACCGCCCTGTCATGATAAAACGTCATGAtgcacattttaaattacaaaaacCATGCCTAACGGTGACAAAAAATGAGGTACATCAAAAAGATATACAACCAGAAGTATGAATCTTTCCTGTGAGATTCAAGTTACACAAATACACGCACATAGAAGGATTATGAAAGCAGGAGTACTTACTGAGTATCCGGAATGATTAATGAAATGAAGGAAAGACGATAGGTAGGAAAGTTATTCCACTTGGTCTAGTGCACGCTGCTCTCCGTAACGGTTGTAAACTATGTTTGTGTCTAAGGAGCGTGCGTCTTTATAGTTATAGGCGTTGGGGCTTTCCCAACTCAAGACAACCCAGCTTTCGGCGCACGCGCAGTGTGACCGAAATACAGGCGCGCTCAAAGTTAAGTGGGGTGATTTCCGAGAAATCACGCCGTTGTGAGCTATGCATGCTACGTGAGATTGTAAGGACAGTGTTGTGGTTTCGGCATACGCAGATATGCACACTATTCCAACAGCAACAAGAGGCTTGCGTTTTTGTGTGATTGTTAAATACGAATGGATTTATCACTCACAATTTTTGGACTCTGGTCCAAAAATAAAGCCGGATGAGAGATTTATTGTAATTCCTTACaatcctaaataaataaacaataaaataaaaaataagatgaatgaaaagccacattaaacaaaacaatacaacacGCCTTAAGCTTTCAAacactatttaaattttaaaatattcaaagaATACTGAAAATTCTCAAATGCGCCACGTTCCTCATTAATCACGTAAAATCTATGAACAGTTTTATGCTAACGTTGATATCAGCATGGTGCACCAGACAGTGACCCTAAATGAATTCATTACAGCGTCAAAAGGATCCCAGAGAGCTGGGTCTGAGTAAGAAACCATAGTCTTTCCGGGAAATGGCATGTAATTTAGTAGAGCCGTAGAGGGCGCTCTTGAGTCGGTTTAATTTGAGAGCTTTTCTGTAAATTTGACCGTGTAAGTAATTACCCAGCCAGCATGTCCATGTAGGGCCCACATGGGTCCCAAATGGGCTTAAAACTCGGGCCCATGGGGGGCAGCCAAGCTGGGCCCCAACATCTTTTGTCTGCAGTTTCCATGGTGGCCCCATATGGGCTAATGATGGGGCCCAGATAGGCCACATGTAGGGCCTATGTATTATGGAACAGCAACAAGGGTACATAGAGGGTCCTGCATAGGCTGTATGCGGGCACTGTCTGGGTCTTGTATGGGCTGCATGGgctactttattttacagtacgTGCTTTTAACTAGGAAAACATCACATAGAATGAAGGATCCATAAtacagttaattttttttttatttacaaatgaacAACAAAGAACAAGCAGATCAACAACAATGATAAAATGTCTATATACCAACAGTATACAACAGAAGTGAGTACATCCCTGTGCAATAtcccttaaatgttaaatgattcAAAATTCTATCAACTTACAGTAATTGCATTACTTCTAAGTTGAACAGTAGGGTATTTGCTcttatgtaaaattaaaaaaaactaacagtTTAGATTTgctatattaaaaatacaggCCCCACAGTAGGAATTCAATGCAACAAAAGTCTGTATTTTTCATTACTGAGAttcaaataaatactttttaaatactttttatttttaaatacttcatATGTCCACCTTTATTTTTGATGACAGACTCAATCCTCCTCTGCATGGAGGATACATGTGTTTCACAATGTCTGGAGAGATGTTCTGCCATTCCTCAGAGAAAATTTTTTCAGCTGCTCTTTGCTGGAAGGGTTGTGCTGCTCTACCTTtctcactaaaaaaaaacccaaaggtgttctattggattaaAGTCAGGCAACATACTTGGCGAGGTCatagttttcacttttttcttcattagaAACTGTGATTTTGGCACTGTGCTTTGGATTGTTATCTTGCTGGAATATTACTCTTTTGCCAAGCTTCTGGAGACTGGGAGTCATCTTGTAAGCCAGCATTTTGGTATATCCACAAATTTCATCTCCCCAACACCTTTTGTACGAATGCAGCCCCATATCATCACATTcccacctccatgcttcactgttgggACTATGCATTCACTGTCGTAGTCCTGGCCAAGTTCATaccaaacatgctgttatatactgtatacacacatgcaaacagacacaaagtaactgtttaataatcttaaatataacagtgttattcaatcattttaacacttacagcttaaaaaaattaaagtattcTTAAGACTCTCTTTTCATAAATCTAACCAAGatttaagataataataataataatactaataaaaaaaaaaaaattgggtctttttttttacttttttacttacttacatcTTAATGCCCCATATTTAAGCCATATTTAATGATTAATCACTACAATTAACAGAGAGACGTACCATTATAGATCATGGTTAAAGCATTtgttatttcatcattttgaaAATAACAATCTATCTAAACCTATGCTTAGAAGTTTTTTCTCATGGGACAGCAGTAGAATCTTGAATCAAGACAAATTTACATTGCTCATGGTTGCAGTTCAGTGGTCCACTGGTAAAAATGTAGTCATTTTAACAGGGGCggatttagtgatttgggggccctcatttcagtgttttaacatcaatatttaaaatttcagcatgttatttaacattattatttaaaaatatatatgatttgcatttttagggggcccatggcttctgggggcccaaggcagttgcctacctttgcctagtgctaagtcTGCCCCTGcatttttagtctttttccaGAGCCTTTTTTGCCAGCACAACTACAAAGTTAGCATTTTCAGTTAGTAATATCTTTCACACTGTTCATTGTGTGAAACACATGCAGTGTGCTGTTACCACCTCCtgtgaatttgaattttaggaggcaaaaaaaaaaaaaaacactaaatagcAACAAGGCTGAACATGAACTGCAGCAATTACGAACCTGTAAAaagagtacaaaaaaaaaaaacccacctgacacacactggcctgcaatttcagtccagtCAGTGTACTGGATTTAGGTTCAGATCATGTCACTTTGTGAAGCATAGTTGGTCTGCAATCACACAAATTGGCACATCACAAGACCTGCATTTGA includes:
- the irf1b gene encoding interferon regulatory factor 1b isoform X1 translates to MPVSRMRMRPWLEDMIDSNSVAGLVWVDKEKKMFSIPWKHAARHGWEMDKDACLFKQWAIHTGKFKPGITEPDPKTWKANFRCAMNSLPDIEEVKDKSINKGCEAVRVYRMLHVVKNKNKRSSKSQESRRRKKGRKMDADMASTEEHLYNHKQQDMITQENTIDSTESMNTASPTYDVPDCSGYEVEIGPDSTNDIFTGRFHEFQVSPVHATDYEEKAIVEITRQLELDSSQWLQSNSSGKGFLCNEVAMTESYHCPESQWSDTSGEELELRFYTELIPGLPSEDLLSYTDMSNSMPHTTGLPQISCLL
- the irf1b gene encoding interferon regulatory factor 1b isoform X2, which gives rise to MPVSRMRMRPWLEDMIDSNSVAGLVWVDKEKKMFSIPWKHAARHGWEMDKDACLFKQWAIHTGKFKPGITEPDPKTWKANFRCAMNSLPDIEEVKDKSINKGCEAVRVYRMLHVVKNKNKRSSKSQESRRRKKGRKMDADMASTEEHLYNHKQQDMITQENTIDSTESMNTASPTYDVPDCSGYEVEIGPDSTNDIFTGRFHEFQVSPVHATDYEEKAIVEERSLSCVFTQN